Proteins from a genomic interval of Musa acuminata AAA Group cultivar baxijiao chromosome BXJ1-9, Cavendish_Baxijiao_AAA, whole genome shotgun sequence:
- the LOC135593480 gene encoding large ribosomal subunit protein eL13z-like has protein sequence MVKHNNVVPNGHFKKHWQNYVKTWFNQPARKTRRRIARQKKAVKIFPRPTAGPLRPSVQCQTLKYNMKSRAGRGFTLEELKAAGIPKKLAPTIGIAVDHRRKNRSLEGLQANVQRLKTYKAKLVIFPRRARKVKAGDSAPEELATATQVQGPYMPIAREKPTVELVKVTDEMKSFKAYATLRVERMNKRQVGARLKKAAEAEKEEKK, from the exons ATGGTTAAGCATAACAATGTCGTGCCAAATGGCCATTTCAAGAAGCACTGGCAGAATTATGTAAAGACTTGGTTCAACCAGCCTGCCCGCAAAACCAGAAGACGCATTG CTCGACAGAAGAAAGCTGTGAAAATTTTCCCACGTCCAACTGCTGGCCCCCTGCGCCCTTCTGTGCAATGCCAGACACTCAAGTACAACATGAAATCTAGAGCAGGCAGGGGTTTTACTCTTGAGGAACTGAAG GCAGCTGGCATTCCAAAGAAGCTTGCACCAACAATTGGCATTGCGGTGGATCACAGGCGAAAGAATAGATCTCTTGAGGGTCTCCAAGCTAATGTCCAGAGGCTGAAGACGTACAAAGCCAAGCTTGTCATCTTCCCAAGGCGTGCACGCAAAGTCAAG GCTGGAGATTCTGCTCCGGAGGAACTGGCAACTGCCACTCAGGTCCAAGGCCCATACATGCCCATTGCCCGTGAGAAGCCTACGGTTGAGCTTGTCAAGGTTACAGACGAGATGAAATCATTCAAGGCCTATGCCACGCTTCGAGTTGAGAGGATGAATAAGCGTCAGGTCGGTGCCAGGTTGAAGAAGGCTGCAGAAGcagagaaggaagaaaagaaataa
- the LOC135594319 gene encoding uncharacterized protein LOC135594319, protein MALGPGRFYGKSLPRPRFYADVKMNDERVDPPVPVMDPLLSWANEAHWSMGGKSFKRHRLQGRIEGSIKKLRDQQERAQRRTIISSSLLIAKSRVSGQKPLGLGSLDAGSADSGEEEAGQKGSQARIFPSPNGSVDRKRTKVRRHKKEFDGNGAEHLKGLIGEAGGVASRTRRRGQAAEELEIGEEDALPAATDGKGNTEKKKRKEVDSALPRRTSLRKKRSI, encoded by the coding sequence ATGGCTTTGGGTCCGGGGAGGTTCTACGGCAAAAGCCTCCCGCGGCCCCGTTTCTATGCCGACGTGAAGATGAACGACGAAAGGGTGGATCCGCCGGTGCCCGTCATGGACCCTCTCCTTTCGTGGGCCAACGAGGCGCACTGGTCCATGGGCGGTAAAAGCTTCAAGCGCCACCGCCTCCAGGGCCGCATCGAAGGCTCCATCAAGAAGCTCCGCGATCAGCAAGAGAGAGCCCAACGGAGAACCATAATATCCTCCTCTCTGTTGATCGCGAAGTCCAGAGTCTCCGGCCAGAAGCCCCTCGGTCTTGGATCTCTCGACGCCGGCTCAGCCGATAGCGGCGAGGAGGAGGCGGGACAAAAGGGGAGTCAAGCTAGAATCTTTCCCTCTCCGAATGGATCTGTCGATAGGAAGAGGACGAAGGTCAGGAGGCACAAGAAGGAATTCGACGGGAATGGGGCCGAGCATTTGAAGGGGCTGATTGGGGAGGCGGGCGGAGTGGCGTCAAGGACCCGGCGCCGTGGGCAAGCTGCAGAGGAACTCGAGATTGGTGAGGAGGATGCTCTTCCGGCGGCTACCGATGGGAAAGGGAACaccgagaagaagaagaggaaggaggtggATAGTGCATTGCCGAGGAGGACTTCACTGAGGAAGAAGCGATCAATCTGA
- the LOC103973645 gene encoding protein VASCULATURE COMPLEXITY AND CONNECTIVITY isoform X2, producing the protein MEKNVVMVCAAVGFLGLLSAALGFAAEATRIKVSDVQTTTLGVCTYPRSPALALGLIAAVALMIAQAIINTVSGCICCKKYPNPSDTNWTIGLISFIASWVTFIIAFVLLLSGAALNDQWGQERMYFGEYCYVVRSGVFSGGAVLSLASVALGIVYYVSSSSPKNMQPRSPQKNQGIALGQPQIPPQAQTTPVFVHEDTYIRQQFP; encoded by the exons ATGGAGAAGAATGTCGTGATGGTCTGCGCCGCCGTGGGCTTCCTTGGCCTCCTCTCCGCCGCGCTCGGCTTTGCCGCAGAGGCCACGAGGATCAAG GTTTCTGATGTGCAAACAACAACATTAGGTGTCTGCACGTATCCAAGGAGCCCAGCACTAGCTCTGGGTTTAATTGCAGCAGTGGCTCTTATGATAGCTCAGGCCATCATAAATACTGTGTCTGGGTGTATTTGCTGTAAGAAGTATCCAAATCCATCAGACACCAACTGGACAATAGGGTTGATCTCCTTTATTGCTTCTTG GGTTACTTTTATAATAGCCTTTGTTCTACTGTTGTCTGGTGCTGCCCTAAATGACCAATGGGGGCAGGAAAGGATGTACTTTGGCGAATACTGCTATGTTGTCAGGTCTGGAGTATTTTCAGGAGGGGCAGTCCTATCTCTTGCAAGTGTTGCCCTGGGGATTGTTTATTATGTTTCATCATCTTCCCCAAAGAATATGCAGCCACGGAGTCCACAGAAAAATCAAGGCATCGCATTGGGCCAGCCTCAAATCCCACCTCAGGCTCAGACCACCCCAGTGTTTGTACACGAGGATACCTATATTCGGCAGCAATTTCCATGA
- the LOC103973645 gene encoding uncharacterized protein LOC103973645 isoform X1: MSSLPSVISWKVRLWCSNKANILEPPSARIFVPSVALGFTIWILLIRMPLFGVIFSFSVKNLIFMSLVVFSFLNKAGTVINVVFPEGYLQVSDVQTTTLGVCTYPRSPALALGLIAAVALMIAQAIINTVSGCICCKKYPNPSDTNWTIGLISFIASWVTFIIAFVLLLSGAALNDQWGQERMYFGEYCYVVRSGVFSGGAVLSLASVALGIVYYVSSSSPKNMQPRSPQKNQGIALGQPQIPPQAQTTPVFVHEDTYIRQQFP, encoded by the exons ATGAGTTCTCTTCCCTCGGTTATTTCTTGGAAGGTGCGGCTTTGGTGCTCCAACAAAGCCAATATATTGGAACCGCCTTCAGCGAGAATCTTTGTCCCCTCTGTCGCATTAGGGTTTACGATCTGGATCTTGTTAATCAGGATGCCTCTTTTCGGTGTCATCTTTTCTTTCAGTGTTAAAAATCTGATCTTTATGTCCTTGGTTGtcttttctttcttaaataagGCCGGAACTGTGATCAATGTGGTCTTTCCAGAAGGTTATTTGCAG GTTTCTGATGTGCAAACAACAACATTAGGTGTCTGCACGTATCCAAGGAGCCCAGCACTAGCTCTGGGTTTAATTGCAGCAGTGGCTCTTATGATAGCTCAGGCCATCATAAATACTGTGTCTGGGTGTATTTGCTGTAAGAAGTATCCAAATCCATCAGACACCAACTGGACAATAGGGTTGATCTCCTTTATTGCTTCTTG GGTTACTTTTATAATAGCCTTTGTTCTACTGTTGTCTGGTGCTGCCCTAAATGACCAATGGGGGCAGGAAAGGATGTACTTTGGCGAATACTGCTATGTTGTCAGGTCTGGAGTATTTTCAGGAGGGGCAGTCCTATCTCTTGCAAGTGTTGCCCTGGGGATTGTTTATTATGTTTCATCATCTTCCCCAAAGAATATGCAGCCACGGAGTCCACAGAAAAATCAAGGCATCGCATTGGGCCAGCCTCAAATCCCACCTCAGGCTCAGACCACCCCAGTGTTTGTACACGAGGATACCTATATTCGGCAGCAATTTCCATGA